The following are encoded in a window of Gramella sp. MT6 genomic DNA:
- a CDS encoding dienelactone hydrolase family protein, with protein sequence MYSNILKIVLIFSVALFFSCSSSDDSNPPASERTYADVEADFQEIDFQTGINDVSLVNTIGVEWFFRVIIPEGDLSSNPRPLVMTLHGAAGGNPDAHKTTACYAEPGFEAIDPIIISPNGGTQDWLQFANQDLVLSLIDLAVKYLPVDDSKIVVNGYSNGGNGAWFYGETQPNLVSAAIPMASSYSTYSTQGTPRRMDIPMYVIHGEDDELFSLEETQEWVEATNSVGSDVTLEVAPGLTHNEPCNYVEYLKNAANWLQTDVWN encoded by the coding sequence ATGTACTCCAATATTCTTAAGATCGTATTAATATTTTCTGTAGCCCTCTTCTTTTCTTGTAGTTCGTCAGACGATTCTAATCCCCCGGCATCTGAAAGAACCTATGCTGATGTGGAGGCCGACTTCCAGGAAATAGATTTCCAAACTGGTATTAATGACGTTTCCCTGGTAAATACTATTGGGGTAGAATGGTTTTTCAGGGTGATTATCCCAGAAGGAGACCTTTCTTCAAACCCAAGACCTTTGGTTATGACCTTACATGGTGCCGCGGGAGGCAATCCCGATGCTCATAAGACCACTGCCTGTTATGCTGAGCCGGGTTTTGAAGCAATTGATCCAATAATTATCAGCCCGAATGGCGGAACCCAGGACTGGCTGCAGTTTGCCAACCAGGATCTAGTGCTAAGCCTTATAGATCTTGCGGTTAAATATTTACCGGTAGATGATTCTAAAATAGTAGTCAACGGTTATAGCAATGGAGGTAATGGAGCCTGGTTCTATGGGGAAACACAACCCAATCTGGTAAGCGCTGCCATCCCTATGGCAAGTTCTTATAGCACTTATAGTACCCAGGGAACTCCCAGGAGAATGGATATCCCTATGTATGTAATACATGGAGAGGATGATGAATTATTTTCTTTAGAAGAAACTCAGGAATGGGTGGAAGCTACCAACAGCGTAGGCAGCGATGTGACCCTGGAGGTTGCACCTGGACTAACGCACAACGAGCCGTGTAATTATGTGGAATATTTGAAGAATGCCGCGAATTGGTTACAAACTGATGTCTGGAATTAA